The following proteins come from a genomic window of Mustela lutreola isolate mMusLut2 chromosome 6, mMusLut2.pri, whole genome shotgun sequence:
- the ELOVL2 gene encoding elongation of very long chain fatty acids protein 2, translated as MEHLKALDDEINAFLDNMFGPRDSRVRGWFMLDSYLPTFFLTVLYLLSIWLGNKYMKTRPALSLKGILTFYNLGITLLSVYMLAELILSSWEGGYNLQCQDLASAGEADVRVAKVLWWYYFSKSVEFLDTIFFVLRKKTSQITFLHVYHHASMFNIWWCVLNWIPCGQSFFGPTLNSFIHILMYSYYGLSVFPSMHRYLWWKKYLTQAQLVQFVLTITHTMSAVVKPCGFPLGCLIFQSSYMLTLVILFLNFYVQTYRKKPVKKITEEPPAGKEVKNGFSKAYFTATNGVINKKAQ; from the exons gagCACCTAAAGGCCTTGGATGATGAAATCAATGCTTTTTTGGACAATATGTTTGGACCTCGAG ATTCCCGAGTCCGAGGATGGTTCATGTTGGACTCTTACCTTCCCACCTTTTTTCTTACTGTCCTGTATCTGCTTTCCATATGGCTGGGTAACAAATACATGAAGACCAGACCTGCTCTTTCCCTCAAGGGTATCCTCACCTTTTACAATCTGGGAATCACGCTTCTCTCCGTGTACATGCTGGCAGAG CTTATTCTCTCCAGCTGGGAAGGAGGCTACAACTTACAGTGTCAAGATCTTGCCAGTGCCGGGGAAGCTGATGTCCGG GTAGCCAAGGTGTTATGGTGGTACTACTTCTCCAAATCAGTAGAGTTCCTGGACACAATTTTCTTTGTCTTGCGGAAAAAAACCAGCCAGATTACTTTTCTTCACGTATACCATCATGCCTCCATGTTTAACATCTGGTGGTGCGTTTTGAACTGGATACCTTGTGGGCAAA GCTTCTTCGGACCCACCCTGAACAGTTTCATCCACATCCTCATGTACTCCTACTACGGTCTTTCCGTGTTCCCGTCCATGCACAGGTATCTCTGGTGGAAGAAATACCTCACACAGGCTCAGCTG gtGCAGTTCGTGCTCACCATCACGCACACCATGAGTGCAGTGGTGAAGCCCTGCGGCTTCCCTCTGGGCTGTCTCATCTTCCAGTCTTCCTACATGCTGACGTTAGTCATCCTCTTCTTAAATTTTTACGTGCAG ACATACCGGAAAAAGCCGGTGAAGAAAATTACGGAAGAGCCACCTGCTGGGAAAGAAGTGAAGAATGGTTTCTCCAAAGCCTACTTCACCGCCACTAATGGGGTCATCAACAAGAAAGCACAGTAA